From the Clarias gariepinus isolate MV-2021 ecotype Netherlands chromosome 3, CGAR_prim_01v2, whole genome shotgun sequence genome, one window contains:
- the prc1b gene encoding protein regulator of cytokinesis 1b: protein MRKSEVLAAEAVSCLNKALCHLKDIWEEIGIPEEQRLERTNVVKTHIKSLLDMMISEEESLRKRLMTSIETCRKELDKVCMELKLPPYQEERGNTVLQQEKDIRTCLEVKLKEKGQRMQMLKSLIEEDQDLCDILCLEPFSISASAVPSLEELQSFRQHIAQLTAEKEQRHNKFVELKKKIILCMDDLDQLPETSFEKDIVCEEEDAFCLSKDNIDSLKVLLHQLECRKAENERMCETYREKIRELWDRLNISQEDRDSVDEHMIMSKKRNMEALQAEVKRLEELKRQNIQDLTKAIREEITVFWDKCFYSTDQRRTFLPYYDDDFNEELFNSHESEIQHLKQHYEDHKGLFEGVHKWEESWKRFLELEKNATDPTRFTNRGGNLLKEEKQRSDLLKSLPKLEMKLKGQIEQWEQEQGREFRVQGQKFMQFVSEQWELHRLEKEREKQERQLKKNKQTEEDMLYGTVVRSPTKRRFLGSMTPCKTRKLNASSSTSTGTSNSTMRSVFCGTVCHSPVSRPPISASKGNSVRTPGRGKPPHQALAERNKENVGHLTCGSSGVLKTPASPQRNFSINSVASTYSEFARDLSKASKLKYTPEVLNSTITHL, encoded by the exons AGTCTCCTGGACATGATGATCTCAGAAGAGGAGAGTCTAAGGAAGCGTTTGATGACCAGTATCGAGACCTGTCGTAAAGAACTGGATaaagtgtgcatggagttgaaGCTTCCTCCATATCAG GAGGAGAGGGGGAACACAGTGCTCCAACAGGAGAAGGATATCAGAACCTGTCTTGAGGTTAAGCTAAAAGAGAAAGGTCAGAGAATGCAGATGCTTAAATCCCTCATAGAGGAAGATCAGGACCTCTGCGACATTCTCTGCTTGGAGCCGTTCTCTATCTCTGCAAGCGCAGTTCCTTCCCTGGAGGAACTGCAAAGCTTCCGACAACACATTGCACAACTGACAGCAGAAAAG GAACAAAGACACAACAAATTTGTTGAGCTAAAGAAAAAGATAATACTTTGTATGGACGATCTGGATCAACTGCCTGAGACCAGTTTTGAAAAGGATATAGTCTGCGAGGAAGAAGACGCCTTTTGTCTTTCCAAAGACAACATTGACTCCCTTAAGGTCCTCCTTCACCAG CTGGAGTGCAGGAAAGCTGAGAACGAGCGGATGTGTGAGACATATCGAGAAAAGATCCGGGAGCTATGGGACAGGTTGAACATCTCACAGGAGGATCGGGATTCTGTTGACGAACACATGATCATGTCTAAGAAGAGGAACATGGAAGCT TTGCAAGCTGAAGTCAAACGTCTTGAGGAACTGAAGCGCCAAAATATTCAGGATCTTACGAAGGCTATTCGAGAGGAAATTACGGTGTTCTGGGATAAATGCTTCTACAGCACTGATCAGCGCCGGACTTTTCTGCCCTACTACGACG ATGATTTTAACGAAGAACTTTTCAACTCACATGAATCTGAGATTCAGCACTTAAAACAGCATTATGAAGATCATAAAGGACTTTTTGAAGGTGTTCACAAATGGGAGGAGAGTTGGAAGCGTTTCTTGGAGCTTGAA aaaaatgcCACAGATCCAACCAGATTTACCAACAGAGGAGGAAACCTTTTAAAGGAGGAGAAACAAAGATCAGACCTGCTCAAAAGTCTCCCCAAG CTTGAAATGAAGCTCAAAGGCCAGATCGAGCAGTGGGAACAAGAACAAGGCCGAGAGTTTAGGGTGCAGGGTCAGAAGTTTATGCAGTTTGTTTCCGAGCAGTGGGAACTCCATCGTCTGGAGAAGGAGCGGGAAAAGCAAGAACGG caattgaaaaagaacaaacaaacagaagagGACATGCTCTATGGCACTGTTGTACGATCGCCAACTAAACGAAGGTTTTTGGGCAGTATGACCCCTTGCAAAACACGAAAG CTAAACGCTAGCTCCAGCACCTCCACTGGCACCTCTAACAGCACTATGCGCTCTGTATTTTGTGGAACTGTTTGCCACTCACCCGTTTCCCGCCCTCCAATTTCAGCCAGCAAG GGTAATTCCGTGAGGACCCCTGGTCGGGGGAAACCTCCTCATCAAGCACTGGCAGAACGTAATAAGGAGAATGTCGGTCATCTTACCTGCGGTTCAAGTGGTGTGTTGAAAACTCCAGCCAGCCCACAGCGAAACTTCAGCATTAATTCTGTCGCCAGCACCTATTCAGAGTTTGCG agAGACCTCTCCAAAGCATCAAAGTTAAAGTACACACCAGAAGTCTTGAACTCAACCATCACACACCTATGA